A window of Micromonospora sp. WMMC415 genomic DNA:
GACGCGCCCCCGACGACGGTCCCCGCCACACCGACGGTCCCCGCCACACCGGCGGTCGCCGGCCGGTGGCACCGTACGCAGCCGGCGAACGCCGGTCTGCCGCTGCTGGGGCTGGTGATCGCGCTGGGTTTCTGGTGGCTGGTCACCTCGGGGCTCGGCCTCGTGCACCCCGCGTCGCTGCCACCGCCGCAGACCGTCTGGGACTCCCTGACCCGGTCCAGTGAGGTGCTGCTGCCGGCCCTCGGCATCACCACCATGATGACGGTGCTCGGCTTCCTGATCTCGACCGTGGCGGGGGTGCTGATCGGGATGACCCTGGCCGCCTCCCGGCGCGCCGAGCGGATGTTCGCCCCGCTGCTCGTGGCGGTCAACGCGGTGCCGAAGATCGCGCTCGGCCCGCTGCTGGTGGTGTCGGTCGGCTGGGGTGAGAAGCCGATCCTCACCATGGTGTTCCTGCTCTGCTTCTTCCCGATCGTGCTCTCCACCGCGACCGGTCTCACCACCACCCCGGCGGACCTGGCCGAGCTGGCCCGGTCGTTGAACGCCTCGTGGTGGCAGTCGTTCCGCAAGGTGCGCTTCCCGGCCGCCCTGCCGCAGGTATTCGTCGGGTTGAAGGTGGCGATGCCGCTCGCCGCGATCGGTGCGGTGATCGGCGAGTTCTACTCCGACAAGCCGGGTCTGGGGTACCAGATCCTGCAGTACAACGGCGTGGGGGACACCGCGACCGCGTGGGCCGCGATCGTGCTGATCGCCGCGATGAGCATCGCGCTCTACTCGGCGCTCTCCCTCGTCGAGCGCCTCGCCCTGCCCTGGGTACGCGCCACCACGGCCCGCTGAGCGGGCCGGTGGGCATCGACTCACCGGCCCGCTGAGCGGACCCGTGTGGGCCCGGTGAGGCGATGCCGCGCGGACGCCGCGGCCCGGCCGGCGAGCGGCAGCGCCCGTACGGCGGCGGTCAGCCGGCCAGCCGCCAGCGGCCGTTCCGCGCGACCAGGGTGGTCAACGCCTGCGGCATCAGGCCGGAGTGGTTGTCCGGGGTCATCCGGATCGGTCCCGACAGACCGTCCAACTGGGACGTCTCCAGCACGTCGCGGATGCCGTCCCGGTTGACCG
This region includes:
- a CDS encoding ABC transporter permease, yielding MTEATGTRPERRPPEEAADAPPTTVPATPTVPATPAVAGRWHRTQPANAGLPLLGLVIALGFWWLVTSGLGLVHPASLPPPQTVWDSLTRSSEVLLPALGITTMMTVLGFLISTVAGVLIGMTLAASRRAERMFAPLLVAVNAVPKIALGPLLVVSVGWGEKPILTMVFLLCFFPIVLSTATGLTTTPADLAELARSLNASWWQSFRKVRFPAALPQVFVGLKVAMPLAAIGAVIGEFYSDKPGLGYQILQYNGVGDTATAWAAIVLIAAMSIALYSALSLVERLALPWVRATTAR